In Pyrus communis chromosome 1, drPyrComm1.1, whole genome shotgun sequence, the following are encoded in one genomic region:
- the LOC137747337 gene encoding membrane-anchored ubiquitin-fold protein 3-like yields MAAGQDLIELKFRLIDGTDIGPQKYSPSTTVQSLKEKILAQWPKEKENGPRTINDLKLINAGKILENNRTLADSRNPVGELPGGLITMHVVVRPPITDKKNDKLINDSPEQPRCSCSIL; encoded by the exons ATGGCGGCAGGTCAAGATTTGATTGAGCTGAAATTCAGGCTAATTGATGGGACCGACATAGGACCACAGAAGTATAGCCCATCTACCACTGTACAATCACTCAAGGAGAAAATACTGGCACAATGGcctaaag AGAAAGAAAATGGTCCAAGGACAATAAATGATTTGAAGCTTATTAACGCGGGAAAGATACTGGAAAACAACAGGACACTTGCTGATTCCAGAAATCCAGTTGGAGAACTACCAGGAGGTCTCATCACTATGCACGTGGTTGTGCGTCCTCCGATCACAGACAAAAAGAATg ATAAGTTGATCAATGATTCTCCAGAGCAGCCTCGATGTTCATGTTCAATATTGTAG
- the LOC137726558 gene encoding uncharacterized protein, protein MFSSRRVYKQFEEQQKRQLAQQEELVNLEEGGGGDEAFAMEEDEDDDHKRQMASHSRRVMEAVGQIAKPRRAANFNRKRERRVKDLLEDYFIPNSVFHNHVFRCRFRMQRSLFEKIMSAACNHDPYFVRKDYVFHVLGLLPEQKITAALRMLAYGASADQVDEIARMGKTIVLESLMRFCFAIKALYTNEYFQKPMPMDMRRLLRKAARMFDVEALRSIMMMCIILHNMIVEDEYDYDVVDEYESDTMNNSRTRIYCAHDATEDPVQHKPLERDGCYNDR, encoded by the exons atgtttTCTTCAAGGAGAGTGTATAAACAGTTTGAGGAGCAACAAAAAAGACagttggcacaacaggaagaattggtcaatctcgaggaaggtggaggtggagatgaggcttttgcaatggaggaggatgaggatgatgaccATAAAAGGCAGAtggcctcacattcccgccgtGTCATGGAAGCTGTGGGTCAGATAGCTAAACCCAGACGTGCCGCAAATTTCaatagaaaaagggaaagacgagttaaagatctcttggaagattattttattcccaacagcgtaTTCCataatcatgtttttagatgtcgttttagaatgcaacgaagtttgtttgAAAAAATCATGAGTGCTgcttgcaaccatgatccatacttTGTGCGAAAAgattatgtttttcatgttctaggtcttcttcctgagcaaaaaattacggctgccttgcggatgcttgcatatggagcatctgcagatcaagtggatgagatcgctaggatgggaaaaacaattGTTCTAgagtccctgatgcggttttgcttTGCAATTAaagccctctacaccaatgagtacttCCAGAAACCCATGCCAAtggacatgcgaaggcttctgaggaagg CTGCCAGAATGTTTGATGTTGAGGcacttcgatccatcatgatgatgtgtatcattctccacaacatgattgtggaagatgagtatgattatgatgtcgtCGACGAATACGAGTCGGACAcaatgaacaactcaagaacacgtatctattgtgctcatgacgccaccgaagatcccgtgcaacacaAGCCATTGGAACGAGATGGATGTTACAATGATCGCTAA
- the LOC137707508 gene encoding F-box/kelch-repeat protein At1g22040-like, with the protein MGALLSLAGSKSGRNEYHEVSNNDTCKRRRMSSCTLEESQRLIPNLPDELSIQIIARLPRICYFDIRLVSRKWKETVTSSELFKLRKEIGRSEEWLYLLTKIEEDKLSWHAFDPLSRMWQRLPQMPNAVYEEEYSKGSSRFSMWNMVGPSLKIAHTIRGWLGRKNSFEQMPFCGCAIGAVDGCLYVLGGFYKTTTMRCVWRFDPIQNAWSEVTAMSASRAYCKTSILNNKLYVVGGVSRERGGLIPLQSAEVFEPSTGTWSEVPSMPFSRAQALPTAFLTDMLRPIATGLTSYMGRLCVSQSLYSWPFFVDVGGEIYDPETNSWDEMPLGMGEGWPARQAGTKLSIVVDGELYAFDPSSSLDSGKIKVYDQGEDAWKVVIGKVPIHDFAGSDSPYLLAGFHGKLHVITKDANHEIAVLRADLCSNLGSLSPRSTSLMPISSHEHSNTVAESDAVMWKVIGTRDFGSGELVGCQILDV; encoded by the coding sequence ATGGGGGCTCTTTTGAGTTTGGCTGGCTCAAAGTCTGGGAGAAACGAATACCATGAAGTCTCTAACAATGATACCTGCAAGAGGCGAAGAATGTCATCATGTACTTTGGAGGAGAGCCAAAGACTAATTCCCAATCTTCCTGATGAGCTGTCAATCCAAATTATTGCTAGACTTCCTAGAATTTGCTACTTCGACATCAGGTTGGTTTCACGGAAGTGGAAGGAAACTGTTACAAGCTCCGAACTATTTAAATTGAGAAAAGAAATTGGTAGAAGTGAAGAATGGTTGTACTTGttgacaaaaattgaagagGATAAACTTTCCTGGCATGCTTTTGATCCCCTGTCAAGAATGTGGCAGAGGCTACCTCAGATGCCCAATGCAGTTTATGAAGAAGAATACAGTAAGGGTTCTTCTAGGTTTTCGATGTGGAATATGGTGGGCCCAAGTCTCAAAATTGCTCATACTATTAGAGGCTGGCTAGGGAGAAAGAACTCGTTTGAACAAATGCCATTTTGCGGTTGTGCCATTGGTGCTGTTGATGGATGCCTTTACGTTCTAGGTGGATTTTATAAAACTACGACCATGAGGTGTGTCTGGAGATTTGATCCAATTCAGAATGCATGGAGTGAAGTGACAGCCATGTCTGCTAGTAGGGCCTATTGTAAGACAAGCATTCTGAATAATAAATTGTATGTTGTTGGAGGAGTTAGTCGGGAACGAGGTGGATTGATCCCCCTTCAGTCTGCCGAAGTTTTTGAGCCCTCCACTGGTACGTGGTCCGAAGTACCAAGCATGCCATTCTCAAGGGCTCAAGCCTTGCCCACTGCCTTTTTGACTGACATGCTAAGGCCTATTGCCACTGGGTTGACTTCCTACATGGGAAGACTATGCGTATCCCAGAGTCTGTATTCATGGCCCTTTTTTGTTGATGTTGGGGGAGAAATCTATGATCCCGAGACAAATTCTTGGGATGAAATGCCTCTTGGCATGGGAGAGGGTTGGCCTGCTCGGCAAGCAGGTACAAAGTTGAGCATTGTGGTAGATGGTGAATTGTATGCTTTTGATCCTTCGAGTTCATTGGATAGTGGTAAGATCAAGGTGTACGATCAAGGAGAAGATGCTTGGAAAGTTGTTATAGGAAAAGTCCCTATTCATGACTTTGCTGGTTCAGATTCTCCATATTTACTTGCTGGTTTTCATGGAAAACTTCATGTCATCACAAAAGATGCGAATCATGAAATCGCAGTTCTGCGTGCTGACCTGTGCAGTAATTTGGGTTCTTTGTCACCAAGATCAACTTCTCTCATGCCTATCTCCTCGCATGAACATTCCAACACTGTGGCAGAATCAGACGCAGTTATGTGGAAGGTCATTGGGACGAGGGATTTTGGTTCAGGTGAATTGGTTGGTTGTCAAATTCTTGATGTTTAG